From the Salvelinus fontinalis isolate EN_2023a chromosome 35, ASM2944872v1, whole genome shotgun sequence genome, one window contains:
- the LOC129834872 gene encoding Bardet-Biedl syndrome 4 protein-like isoform X3, with protein MLPVAPETKKRQAPKAPELPILERRNWLIHLHYIRKDYETCKAMIKEQLQETQGMCEYAIYVQALILRLEGQIQPSLELFQSCAILNPTSPDNLKQVARSLFLLGKHKAAIEVYHEAAKLNEKDWEINHNLGVCYSFIKDFQNSEEQLNAALQLKKHDRTFMTLGKVHLLAGDTDKAIEVYKSAVEFSPENAELLTTLGLLYLQLGKYQKAFEHLGNALTYDPNNYKAILAAGSMMQTHGDFDVAMNKYRVAACMVPESPPLWNNIGMCFFGKKKYVAAISCLKRAHYLSPFDWKVLYNLGLVHLTMQQYASAFHFLSAATNLQPRLGELYMLLAVALTNLEDVDNARRSYEQAVALDQSNPLVNLNFAILLYNHGDKKGALQQYQEMERKVNILKDSNTEFDPELMDMAQKMAAALQVGESLEWTKPVKDPKSKQRSAGAPSKTPGSSQQPLGTNQALEQAMSSAAGYNKSITLPTGVSPHSQPTPPSLALEEEPDVETTPTSRAPQPDESDPSTTLPPLAAKPKVKKNKLKQELN; from the exons CTCCGGAACTTCCCATTCTGGAGAGGAGGAACTGGCTCATCCACCTGCACTACATCCGCAAAGACTATGAGACTTGCAAG GCAATGATCAAAGAGCAGCTACAGGAGACCCAGGGAATGTGTGAATATGCCATATACGTACAAG CGCTAATCTTGCGTCTGGAGGGGCAGATCCAGCCATCCCTGGAGCTGTTCCAGAGTTGTGCCATCCTCAATCCCACCAGCCCCGACAACCTCAAACAAGTGGCCCGATCGCT TTTTCTGCTGGGGAAACACAAGGCAGCCATTGAGGTTTATCATGAAGCTGCGAAACTCAATGAAAAAGACTGG GAGATCAACCATAATCTGGGTGTATGCTATTCCTTCATAAAAGACTTCCAAAAT tctgaagagcagttgAATGCAGCCTTGCAGTTGAAAAAACACGACAGGACATTCATGACACTGGGAAAGGTCCACTTGTTGGCGGGAGACACGGACAAAGCCATCGAAGTGTACAAAAGTGCAGTGGA GTTCTCTCCAGAGAATGCAGAGTTGCTGACCACTCTGGGGCTCCTGTATCTGCAG TTGGGGAAATACCAAAAAGCATTTGAACATCTCGGGAATGCACTTACTTATGACCCTAATAACTATAAG GCCATCCTGGCAGCAGGCAGTATGATGCAGACCCATGGGGACTTTGATGTGGCCATGAACAAGTACCGCGTGGCAGCGTGCATGGTCCCCGAGAGCCCCCCGCTCTGGAACAACATCGGCATGTGCTTCTTTGGCAAGAAGAAATATGTAGCA GCCATCAGCTGTCTGAAGCGGGCCCACTACCTGTCTCCGTTTGACTGGAAGGTGCTGTACAACCTGGGCCTGGTGCACCTCACCATGCAGCAGTATGCCTCTGCCTTCCACTTCCTCAGCGCTGCCACCAACCTGCAGCCCCGCCTGGGAGAACTCTACATGCTACTAGCAG TTGCACTGACCAATCTGGAGGACGTGGACAATGCCAGGAGATCCTATGAACAAGCTGTGGCTTTAGACCA GTCCAACCCTCTGGTCAACCTGAACTTTGCCATTCTGCTGTACAACCACGGGGACAAGAAGGGAGCCCTGCAACAGTACCAGGAGATGGAAAGGAAAGTCAACATACTGAAGGACAGCAACACTGAGTTTGACCCTGAG TTAATGGACATGGCTCAGAAGATGGCCGCTGCCTTGCAGGTGGGAGAGAGCCTGGAGTGGACCAAGCCGGTCAAAGACCCCAAGTCTAAGCAGCGCTCGGCTGGGGCCCCCAGTAAAACCCCTGGCAGCTCCCAGCAGCCCCTAGGCACCAACCAGGCCCTGGAGCAGGCCATGTCCTCCGCCGCAGGCTACAACAAGAGCATCACACTCCCCACAG GAGTGTCCCCCCATAGCCAGCCCACACCCCCCTCCCTGGCCTTGGAGGAGGAGCCTGATGTGGAGACCACCCCCACCTCCCGAGCCCCTCAGCCAGACGAgtcagacccctccaccaccctgCCCCCTCTGGCAGCCAAGCCCAAAGTCAAGAAGAACAAGTTGAAGCAAGAGCTGAACTAG
- the LOC129834872 gene encoding Bardet-Biedl syndrome 4 protein-like isoform X1 — MATVSCAVKMADEENTLTLPVAPETKKRQAPKAPELPILERRNWLIHLHYIRKDYETCKAMIKEQLQETQGMCEYAIYVQALILRLEGQIQPSLELFQSCAILNPTSPDNLKQVARSLFLLGKHKAAIEVYHEAAKLNEKDWEINHNLGVCYSFIKDFQNSEEQLNAALQLKKHDRTFMTLGKVHLLAGDTDKAIEVYKSAVEFSPENAELLTTLGLLYLQLGKYQKAFEHLGNALTYDPNNYKAILAAGSMMQTHGDFDVAMNKYRVAACMVPESPPLWNNIGMCFFGKKKYVAAISCLKRAHYLSPFDWKVLYNLGLVHLTMQQYASAFHFLSAATNLQPRLGELYMLLAVALTNLEDVDNARRSYEQAVALDQSNPLVNLNFAILLYNHGDKKGALQQYQEMERKVNILKDSNTEFDPELMDMAQKMAAALQVGESLEWTKPVKDPKSKQRSAGAPSKTPGSSQQPLGTNQALEQAMSSAAGYNKSITLPTGVSPHSQPTPPSLALEEEPDVETTPTSRAPQPDESDPSTTLPPLAAKPKVKKNKLKQELN; from the exons CTCCGGAACTTCCCATTCTGGAGAGGAGGAACTGGCTCATCCACCTGCACTACATCCGCAAAGACTATGAGACTTGCAAG GCAATGATCAAAGAGCAGCTACAGGAGACCCAGGGAATGTGTGAATATGCCATATACGTACAAG CGCTAATCTTGCGTCTGGAGGGGCAGATCCAGCCATCCCTGGAGCTGTTCCAGAGTTGTGCCATCCTCAATCCCACCAGCCCCGACAACCTCAAACAAGTGGCCCGATCGCT TTTTCTGCTGGGGAAACACAAGGCAGCCATTGAGGTTTATCATGAAGCTGCGAAACTCAATGAAAAAGACTGG GAGATCAACCATAATCTGGGTGTATGCTATTCCTTCATAAAAGACTTCCAAAAT tctgaagagcagttgAATGCAGCCTTGCAGTTGAAAAAACACGACAGGACATTCATGACACTGGGAAAGGTCCACTTGTTGGCGGGAGACACGGACAAAGCCATCGAAGTGTACAAAAGTGCAGTGGA GTTCTCTCCAGAGAATGCAGAGTTGCTGACCACTCTGGGGCTCCTGTATCTGCAG TTGGGGAAATACCAAAAAGCATTTGAACATCTCGGGAATGCACTTACTTATGACCCTAATAACTATAAG GCCATCCTGGCAGCAGGCAGTATGATGCAGACCCATGGGGACTTTGATGTGGCCATGAACAAGTACCGCGTGGCAGCGTGCATGGTCCCCGAGAGCCCCCCGCTCTGGAACAACATCGGCATGTGCTTCTTTGGCAAGAAGAAATATGTAGCA GCCATCAGCTGTCTGAAGCGGGCCCACTACCTGTCTCCGTTTGACTGGAAGGTGCTGTACAACCTGGGCCTGGTGCACCTCACCATGCAGCAGTATGCCTCTGCCTTCCACTTCCTCAGCGCTGCCACCAACCTGCAGCCCCGCCTGGGAGAACTCTACATGCTACTAGCAG TTGCACTGACCAATCTGGAGGACGTGGACAATGCCAGGAGATCCTATGAACAAGCTGTGGCTTTAGACCA GTCCAACCCTCTGGTCAACCTGAACTTTGCCATTCTGCTGTACAACCACGGGGACAAGAAGGGAGCCCTGCAACAGTACCAGGAGATGGAAAGGAAAGTCAACATACTGAAGGACAGCAACACTGAGTTTGACCCTGAG TTAATGGACATGGCTCAGAAGATGGCCGCTGCCTTGCAGGTGGGAGAGAGCCTGGAGTGGACCAAGCCGGTCAAAGACCCCAAGTCTAAGCAGCGCTCGGCTGGGGCCCCCAGTAAAACCCCTGGCAGCTCCCAGCAGCCCCTAGGCACCAACCAGGCCCTGGAGCAGGCCATGTCCTCCGCCGCAGGCTACAACAAGAGCATCACACTCCCCACAG GAGTGTCCCCCCATAGCCAGCCCACACCCCCCTCCCTGGCCTTGGAGGAGGAGCCTGATGTGGAGACCACCCCCACCTCCCGAGCCCCTCAGCCAGACGAgtcagacccctccaccaccctgCCCCCTCTGGCAGCCAAGCCCAAAGTCAAGAAGAACAAGTTGAAGCAAGAGCTGAACTAG
- the LOC129834872 gene encoding Bardet-Biedl syndrome 4 protein-like isoform X2 translates to MADESVAGASLLKLPVAPETKKRQAPKAPELPILERRNWLIHLHYIRKDYETCKAMIKEQLQETQGMCEYAIYVQALILRLEGQIQPSLELFQSCAILNPTSPDNLKQVARSLFLLGKHKAAIEVYHEAAKLNEKDWEINHNLGVCYSFIKDFQNSEEQLNAALQLKKHDRTFMTLGKVHLLAGDTDKAIEVYKSAVEFSPENAELLTTLGLLYLQLGKYQKAFEHLGNALTYDPNNYKAILAAGSMMQTHGDFDVAMNKYRVAACMVPESPPLWNNIGMCFFGKKKYVAAISCLKRAHYLSPFDWKVLYNLGLVHLTMQQYASAFHFLSAATNLQPRLGELYMLLAVALTNLEDVDNARRSYEQAVALDQSNPLVNLNFAILLYNHGDKKGALQQYQEMERKVNILKDSNTEFDPELMDMAQKMAAALQVGESLEWTKPVKDPKSKQRSAGAPSKTPGSSQQPLGTNQALEQAMSSAAGYNKSITLPTGVSPHSQPTPPSLALEEEPDVETTPTSRAPQPDESDPSTTLPPLAAKPKVKKNKLKQELN, encoded by the exons CTCCGGAACTTCCCATTCTGGAGAGGAGGAACTGGCTCATCCACCTGCACTACATCCGCAAAGACTATGAGACTTGCAAG GCAATGATCAAAGAGCAGCTACAGGAGACCCAGGGAATGTGTGAATATGCCATATACGTACAAG CGCTAATCTTGCGTCTGGAGGGGCAGATCCAGCCATCCCTGGAGCTGTTCCAGAGTTGTGCCATCCTCAATCCCACCAGCCCCGACAACCTCAAACAAGTGGCCCGATCGCT TTTTCTGCTGGGGAAACACAAGGCAGCCATTGAGGTTTATCATGAAGCTGCGAAACTCAATGAAAAAGACTGG GAGATCAACCATAATCTGGGTGTATGCTATTCCTTCATAAAAGACTTCCAAAAT tctgaagagcagttgAATGCAGCCTTGCAGTTGAAAAAACACGACAGGACATTCATGACACTGGGAAAGGTCCACTTGTTGGCGGGAGACACGGACAAAGCCATCGAAGTGTACAAAAGTGCAGTGGA GTTCTCTCCAGAGAATGCAGAGTTGCTGACCACTCTGGGGCTCCTGTATCTGCAG TTGGGGAAATACCAAAAAGCATTTGAACATCTCGGGAATGCACTTACTTATGACCCTAATAACTATAAG GCCATCCTGGCAGCAGGCAGTATGATGCAGACCCATGGGGACTTTGATGTGGCCATGAACAAGTACCGCGTGGCAGCGTGCATGGTCCCCGAGAGCCCCCCGCTCTGGAACAACATCGGCATGTGCTTCTTTGGCAAGAAGAAATATGTAGCA GCCATCAGCTGTCTGAAGCGGGCCCACTACCTGTCTCCGTTTGACTGGAAGGTGCTGTACAACCTGGGCCTGGTGCACCTCACCATGCAGCAGTATGCCTCTGCCTTCCACTTCCTCAGCGCTGCCACCAACCTGCAGCCCCGCCTGGGAGAACTCTACATGCTACTAGCAG TTGCACTGACCAATCTGGAGGACGTGGACAATGCCAGGAGATCCTATGAACAAGCTGTGGCTTTAGACCA GTCCAACCCTCTGGTCAACCTGAACTTTGCCATTCTGCTGTACAACCACGGGGACAAGAAGGGAGCCCTGCAACAGTACCAGGAGATGGAAAGGAAAGTCAACATACTGAAGGACAGCAACACTGAGTTTGACCCTGAG TTAATGGACATGGCTCAGAAGATGGCCGCTGCCTTGCAGGTGGGAGAGAGCCTGGAGTGGACCAAGCCGGTCAAAGACCCCAAGTCTAAGCAGCGCTCGGCTGGGGCCCCCAGTAAAACCCCTGGCAGCTCCCAGCAGCCCCTAGGCACCAACCAGGCCCTGGAGCAGGCCATGTCCTCCGCCGCAGGCTACAACAAGAGCATCACACTCCCCACAG GAGTGTCCCCCCATAGCCAGCCCACACCCCCCTCCCTGGCCTTGGAGGAGGAGCCTGATGTGGAGACCACCCCCACCTCCCGAGCCCCTCAGCCAGACGAgtcagacccctccaccaccctgCCCCCTCTGGCAGCCAAGCCCAAAGTCAAGAAGAACAAGTTGAAGCAAGAGCTGAACTAG
- the LOC129834872 gene encoding Bardet-Biedl syndrome 4 protein-like isoform X4: protein MIKEQLQETQGMCEYAIYVQALILRLEGQIQPSLELFQSCAILNPTSPDNLKQVARSLFLLGKHKAAIEVYHEAAKLNEKDWEINHNLGVCYSFIKDFQNSEEQLNAALQLKKHDRTFMTLGKVHLLAGDTDKAIEVYKSAVEFSPENAELLTTLGLLYLQLGKYQKAFEHLGNALTYDPNNYKAILAAGSMMQTHGDFDVAMNKYRVAACMVPESPPLWNNIGMCFFGKKKYVAAISCLKRAHYLSPFDWKVLYNLGLVHLTMQQYASAFHFLSAATNLQPRLGELYMLLAVALTNLEDVDNARRSYEQAVALDQSNPLVNLNFAILLYNHGDKKGALQQYQEMERKVNILKDSNTEFDPELMDMAQKMAAALQVGESLEWTKPVKDPKSKQRSAGAPSKTPGSSQQPLGTNQALEQAMSSAAGYNKSITLPTGVSPHSQPTPPSLALEEEPDVETTPTSRAPQPDESDPSTTLPPLAAKPKVKKNKLKQELN, encoded by the exons ATGATCAAAGAGCAGCTACAGGAGACCCAGGGAATGTGTGAATATGCCATATACGTACAAG CGCTAATCTTGCGTCTGGAGGGGCAGATCCAGCCATCCCTGGAGCTGTTCCAGAGTTGTGCCATCCTCAATCCCACCAGCCCCGACAACCTCAAACAAGTGGCCCGATCGCT TTTTCTGCTGGGGAAACACAAGGCAGCCATTGAGGTTTATCATGAAGCTGCGAAACTCAATGAAAAAGACTGG GAGATCAACCATAATCTGGGTGTATGCTATTCCTTCATAAAAGACTTCCAAAAT tctgaagagcagttgAATGCAGCCTTGCAGTTGAAAAAACACGACAGGACATTCATGACACTGGGAAAGGTCCACTTGTTGGCGGGAGACACGGACAAAGCCATCGAAGTGTACAAAAGTGCAGTGGA GTTCTCTCCAGAGAATGCAGAGTTGCTGACCACTCTGGGGCTCCTGTATCTGCAG TTGGGGAAATACCAAAAAGCATTTGAACATCTCGGGAATGCACTTACTTATGACCCTAATAACTATAAG GCCATCCTGGCAGCAGGCAGTATGATGCAGACCCATGGGGACTTTGATGTGGCCATGAACAAGTACCGCGTGGCAGCGTGCATGGTCCCCGAGAGCCCCCCGCTCTGGAACAACATCGGCATGTGCTTCTTTGGCAAGAAGAAATATGTAGCA GCCATCAGCTGTCTGAAGCGGGCCCACTACCTGTCTCCGTTTGACTGGAAGGTGCTGTACAACCTGGGCCTGGTGCACCTCACCATGCAGCAGTATGCCTCTGCCTTCCACTTCCTCAGCGCTGCCACCAACCTGCAGCCCCGCCTGGGAGAACTCTACATGCTACTAGCAG TTGCACTGACCAATCTGGAGGACGTGGACAATGCCAGGAGATCCTATGAACAAGCTGTGGCTTTAGACCA GTCCAACCCTCTGGTCAACCTGAACTTTGCCATTCTGCTGTACAACCACGGGGACAAGAAGGGAGCCCTGCAACAGTACCAGGAGATGGAAAGGAAAGTCAACATACTGAAGGACAGCAACACTGAGTTTGACCCTGAG TTAATGGACATGGCTCAGAAGATGGCCGCTGCCTTGCAGGTGGGAGAGAGCCTGGAGTGGACCAAGCCGGTCAAAGACCCCAAGTCTAAGCAGCGCTCGGCTGGGGCCCCCAGTAAAACCCCTGGCAGCTCCCAGCAGCCCCTAGGCACCAACCAGGCCCTGGAGCAGGCCATGTCCTCCGCCGCAGGCTACAACAAGAGCATCACACTCCCCACAG GAGTGTCCCCCCATAGCCAGCCCACACCCCCCTCCCTGGCCTTGGAGGAGGAGCCTGATGTGGAGACCACCCCCACCTCCCGAGCCCCTCAGCCAGACGAgtcagacccctccaccaccctgCCCCCTCTGGCAGCCAAGCCCAAAGTCAAGAAGAACAAGTTGAAGCAAGAGCTGAACTAG